The genomic window CTCGTGCTTCCGCTTCTTGGGAGCGTTTTCACCACCAGCCCCCGCTCCGGCACCGGTCTGAGCCCTGGCCAGatcctcctgctccttgaccttgagggcCATCTCGGTGAGGGTCTGGACCATCTCAAAGGTGAGGAAGCCGAGGATGTCGACAATATCATCCGATGGCTTGCTGTCCGTTACGATTCCGAAACCTGCCCACTCGCGGAATCGCTTTCCCTTGCGGTAGGTGAAGGATGCCTGGCGGTACTCGGACCACGTGACGtactcctccttggtcatgGCCTTTGTCCGCTCGTCGGCCTTGCGCAGCCTCTGCAGGGTGATGTAGttcatttcttcttcttcttcatcctcttcttcctcacgCTCTGGGACCTCGACGTTGTAGTAGGACGAGGGCTCCCAGGGGAGTccgaccttggccttcttgttcttcttggctgcctcGTCGACGGGTCCCCCGCCGGCCACGACGCCTCCCACGGGGTCGTCTCCCGCAGCGATGTCTGCGTCGGCGCCTTTGTCGTCAGAGTCCTTGACGTTCTTGCGCACGTCCTTCCACGAGAGGAAAGTGCGCAGGCGCGACACCTTGGCCTGGTCGTGGCGGATCTGGAAGATGAGGTCGTTGATGCCGATTGACTTGGAGCCGCGCCGCGAGGCGTGCTCTGTGCAGTTGCGGAGCTGTACTTTGTCAGTGATTTGTATAAATAGAATGGAATAGATGCGTACGAGTTCAATGACTTGTTGGCGGACAATATCCTCAATGATGCTCGTCGTCTCAACGGGGGGTTCAGCCGTCTCGCCAGAGACGTACATCATCTGGCTAATCTCCTGGCGATACTTGTACGCCTTGCTATCTTTTGAGTCGGCCATTTTGAAGTTTTAGTTGTCGATTGTAAGTTTGGTGTTTCTTTGTTATGAAGTGAGTTCAGAAGCTGTGTTGTTGTTTATGAAAAGTCGGGATGAATCGTAACAAGAGCAACAGTGAGAACTTACACTTTCTAGGAACTCAGAACTCACTTGATGTGATGAATGTTGGTTGAGCTGGGTGCTGGGCAATGAGCTAAACCTAAAATGGTCAGGGATCCACCTTGTCCCTTGTTCCCCCTGACCCTCGATGTCTAAGTAAACAGGCTCAGGCAAAGTCAAGATAGTTCACGAGGTGCATTTTTTATGGAGGAATTCAACATCGAAACGGTTTGATTTTATTCACATGTGTATTGATTCCAAAACTACACTCGCCCTAGCCAGAATTGTTATTCTACGCTGGGGTGCGTAAATCGAACAATGAGAATGGCCCACCATCTACGAAAGCCGAGTCAACTATAGCACAGCCAGTCATCaacttttataaagagctcTAGCTGTAAATCAGATTATATTGAGTCAAATTTATCATCCCTatacatccatccatcgtaTTGATGGGGCATTCAATTTTATAGTCAGATTTCGTGGTCTCATAAATTTTCTAGTGTCTGCATCACCAAGACTCCACGCTGCTCCATGCACTTTTAGTACATGGCAAAGCAAGAGCATGTCAAAGTTACCCGTCACGATGGTCGCCGTGTTGAGCCATTGGTGACCTCAAAATCACTCGAGTGTCCCCTCTTTCTCATTCCCATGACTAAGCCCCTCCGCCAACGCTCTCCCAGGACCCAAAGCCGTTCCCCTTGGAAGCCCACACAACGATATAATGCGCAGCCAGCAGCTTCCACTCCTCAACTTCGTCTAGCCCTTCCAAGAAGTCAACCCTTTGCTTCTCCTCCGGTGAGACCCACGTCTCCCAGATTTTCTCAATCGTCATGTGGTGCACTGTCTCGAAACCAGCCTCTGTCATCCTTGCCCGTTGAGCATCGGGCGTGGGGTACTTGTCCAGCGTCGGCATCTGAATTCGCCGAGCGGCGAGGTTGGATACCATCATCCTCCCGAAGGCGTCATCTGGGTGCGTGGGCTCGTAGATGATGGTCGCGAGGCTGGGAATTtgggaggagaagaatgATATGACGTTGCTTGCTTCTGCGACGTTGAGGTAGCAGAGGCAGCATTCTGAAACAAGAAGGGTCGGGATATCGTTGCGCAAGCCGGGGAGCGTGACTTCAGGCTGCTCCTTTGGTTGTGAAGAAGACTCCTCGTCTGGGTTAGGGACTTTGCGCGGGGCAAGGTTCCGCAAGTCTTGGCCATGACAATAATACTCTCCCCCTGAAACCGGTCGACTTGACCAGGTGCTCTTGGTACCGTTAGAGATGTTTGTGAGGATGTTTCTCAGCGATGGTGTAGCCTGCACAGTTCGCAGCTTTCTAGATGCAACAACTTCAAAGTCAATCTCATGATAGACCAGACCGGGCCGTGATTTTGATGCAAACAGCCGGAAAGGACGAGTATCAGTGCCAGCACCTAGTGACACAATCTGCTTTGGCGAAGGACCTGATTCAGCgccctcatcatcgttgAGAAAAGAATCTACCAGAGTATCGAGAGAAATTGTTCGAGTATATGTTCCTGCAAGTGGGCTGGTTTAGTCGAGCTCAGCACATCATGGCGTTAGCCCAGCCAGCGCACCTCGGTTGATGATTGGGAGACGTCTCGCGGGAGGACCATCGGCGCTCTGCACAAAGAACTGAGCATAAGGGTCGTTGAGGTATCCAAGGTCAACCGCGCTCAGCCTTGATACTGAGGCGTCTGTGTCGGTGCCCTGGATAGTGGCATCGTGGGTGATGGATGAGGGGCCGTGATGTCCGCCTCTGCCTCTACCTCTACCACGTCCGCCGCGAGCGGATCGGAGTGAGCTGAGTAGGTTTGGTATCTCTGGAGCCGACATGGCCAAGAGGTGGAGGTTGGTGAGGCTTTGGTGGTGAGAGTTGATATGGAGCTTGAGGTTGTGTGTGGTGGTTCAAGGTTGACAGCGAAGGTCCGAGTTAGGCAAGTGATGGCCATGGGTGTCAGCCCTGCAGGCGCTGCGGGGCACTTCCGAGAGCCTCTATCTGCCTTAGGTAGGACTTGCCTACAGATTATATCAACCTATGAATATCAGTGGCGCAATGTAGGACAATGCTTCTTCCAACATATTCATTACTTGACGTGTTTCGATTTAATACATTGCCCGCAGCATAGACAAGCTGTTGGTCGATATTGCTGTTTCACATGTGTCAGGATGAATGTCTCGCCTAACGTCCATCGTAGTCCAGGCGTCTCAAGCCAAGCGCCACTAGCCACGGGCTGAATTCCCCGCTATTGGCTGCTTCAAGGCTCCGCTGGAATGTCGACGCGTCTTTAACGCTAACACCCGCCGCACCAGCAAACGAGGGCGAGCGCGGATGCACCGGACATGAGCTTAAAGAGATGGCAGTAGACGGCAACGTGGatgaataaataaaagtagaATACTATAATTCTCGAGTATGTTTTACAATAAACCACATACCAATGCAGTAGATATAACTGTACTGCCTAGTATTGTTGGCCTTAATGCATGTTCCAAGTCCTAAGACGAGGTTCAAGATCCTTCGCTGATTTTCCCAATTCAGCAATGGCCGAAGCAATGATTCACTCAAGGAAGCTTCAGTCGCTGCAGATCAAGAGACATAATGAAAGCACAGTGATAGATTGATAGTAGAATCACATATTCATTCAACTAACAGTCAAGAACAAACCTCTCCTCATTCACATCTAATCTACTCTTAACCCTTCATCTTTAAATCATGGGGTGTGTAGATCCATCATGGATGGCCACTGGGGGGCTGTGCACATCCTACGTAGGAACACTGCCTGCAGCCAGGCAACACACCCCCTGCAGCGCCACTAACAATGGGCGTCTCTCACTGTAAAACCCCATAAAGGTCATTCAACGCCGCCCACCTTCGGATACATCTCTAACCATCCTCCATCAACACGAGGCTGTCCACCTATTTTACTCTTCTtctatcaacaccatcatcgtTTTCTCTTTTGTTCTTTTTCATAAAACCATCCCTCGCTCATTCTAACCGTCATCATGATCTCTCACGTAGGCAAAGTGCTCTGGGAGCGCGGCCATGTCCCCAGCGACAGCGGCCCGGAGTCGCCTCAGTTATCGTGGGAatacatcatcatcattctCAACTACATTGTCTTTATCCccgccatcctcctcgtgaGTCTCCCCTCAACCCCTCATGCCACCTCTCTAACATGCTTCCAGATCGACTACACTTTCAGCAAGGTCTTCCCCCTCCTTGCCATGATCGAGGATGACAAGCCTCCCGCCTACGAGCCCCTCCCCGTTGAGCCCCTCGCCAACGGCAACGGCCCCAAGAACCCCTCCACCACCGCTCCGGCTGGCAACGTCGCCGGCCCTGGTACTGACGGCCGGCCCGTCACCTCGTCCTTCCGGGCCACCTTCCGCCTGGTCCGATCTCACGGCGGCTTCCGCGCCTGCTTCCGTGGCCTGCCCTGCCTCATCGTCCAGACCATCTTCAGCGCCTTGATCATCGGCGCCTTCTCTCTCTGCCTTCCCTACGGCATCGGCGTCTTCGTCGGCGGCCTCGTCAGCTCCGTAGCCCTCGTCCAGTTCAGAGCCGCTTGGATTCACCAGGTCATCACCCCCGCCTCTGCCCGAAGCTTCTGGTCCCGTCTGCCCCCCTTCAAGACCACCCTCAAGGCCACCTGGAAGCCCACTCTCATCTTCTGGGCCGCTGGCCAGGCTACCTTTGCCCTCTGCGGTCTCCTTATCAACACCCTCCAGATCTCAAGGTACAGCGACCCTTTCAACCTTTCCTACAGGCTCCTCCTTGCTAGCCTTATCCTTGTCGTTGGCGAGATGATCCTGCTCATCCCCGCCTGGGTTGTTCTCGTCCGTATCCAGGCCTCCCTCCTCCCCGCAGACGAGGACACCATCATCCCCTTCGACCGCTCCTTTAACGGCAGGGTTGAGCCTGCTGTCGTCGGCGGACCTGGCTATGCCAGCGTCGCTGACGCCTGgtccagcttctccaaggcTGCTTGGCGCCGTATCATCATGCTTCATGTCAAGATCCTCGGTGTCACCATCGGTGTTGGCACGCTCCTTGGTGCCTTTGTTGGCCTCCAGATCTTAATCTTCGGCCTCGTCGCTGCTTCCAAGAGTGGCAACTCTGGCGAGAAGGGCAACTAAACTGTCCTCTGCAAACACTCAGAACTCACTCTCACGGCTTCTCGACTCAACCATCTACTTTGGCATCATCTACGTATAGCGTACCATGTATGTAGTGCACAATAAGGAGTGCACCATTGGATAAAAACAATACCACATATCACATTTCTTGTCTATCTAGTCCCGCTCTGGTAACCAAATCAAACCCAGTTGGAAACTCAATTCATTAACTCTCTTAAACTTCATGCCTGAGCTACCTGCGTCGTCGTGGAACAAGACTCCCGCACGTGCAATATCTTGCTTTGCTCGGCAGCTCTTCTCTCTGCCTCGTCTCACCAAACTCACTTGGCCTCCCTCTTTCGCGCCCAGAGCGCCGTCCCTATAGCAATCATCCGACCTTCCCTAGTCCCATTGCGAAGCATGTCATAAAATCCAAATCATCGTAGCCTCCCCATCCTCTATGGCCCTCGTCTAGCAAGAAGGGAAGTCGAGGGGACAAGGGAAAATAATCAAGACAAGAAAGAAACAAGTAGAAAGTTTTATCGAACGGGGCATTGTTTGGTGGGGGTATGATGGGGGCTTCTACCAGATCTGCTCGCAACGCCGTGCCCAACGCAAAAGCAGggacctctctctctcttggtgtctttttccttttcttctctttcacGTCTATGACTTGTTAAAGAACCAGCTGGCTcgcttgttgctgctgccactGTTCCCCTCAGTCTGGTGAAGGTTCTGGATGGTTGGGATGGCGGGGGCTACATCACTGCCACCGCCTCCGCGGAGGGGCTTCGCAATCCGGCTGCCGGCGCTGGCAAAGCTGAAGCCGCCTGGTGAGTTGAGGCCACGGGTGCTGCCGGCCTTGGCGAGCTCGAGACGCTCCTTGACCGCAGCCAGCTGGACCTCGAACCTAGTGATATACTGTCAGCGCTGTTCGGCCAAAAAGGGGCAAACAAGGGGGTACATACTTGTGGTTGGCAGcagccatcttctcctgACTATCCTGTAGCAGGCTCTCCAGGCTCTGGATACGCTCGTTTCGTGCAATGAGCTTGCGCTCAGCAATGGCAacctccttcttgagagCCGAGTTCTGCTCGACGAGCTGGCGCTGGACCTGGGTCAGCTGCTCCAGGTTCCTCTCCAGGaaggccatcttcttctgctgcGCCCGGTTGTTGGACGATCGAAGAACGTTGTTGTACTGCTCTCGGGTCTCATCCAGCGAGATCTCGAGCTCAACAACACGCTCACATCGGTTCTGAAGGTCACGCATGAGGCTCTTCTTCATGACGTCAAACTCGGCGATCTGCTGCTGGATCGTCTTGCCATTGGCCATCGGTGCTGCGGCGCCAGCCTTGACGCGCTGCTGAAGGTCATCGATCAGCGTCTTCATTCTTGTGTTCTCGGCAGCCTTCTGCGTAATATCGGCCTTCAGCTCATCCACAAACTGAGACTGGGCAGTCTGGCGGTTGGCAAAGGCGTTCTCCAGTCgagccttgacctcctcaacatcctcgGGGCCGAGGTTGCGAGTGAGAACCTCCTCGTATTCTTGCTGAACGGCCTCGAGACGAGCCTCCAGCTCTTGTCTCCGCCTTGAGTCGGCCTCGCTGGAAGTGGTGCTGTACATGGAGAGCTCAGCTTGTCGGACGATGCCTTGTGTCTCCACCAAACGGGCTCGAAGTGCCTGGAACTCATCGGGCGCGATGTTGTCGCCGGTGGCACTCAGCTCGTGCAGCGCATCGACCTTCTCGATAGTCTCTGCGATGTGACGCTCGTTCTCGCTAAACACGTCGCCGCCCAGGTCGAAGCCGGccatcatcttggccatcttctcggccttcctcttctccttctcgtcgaGGGCAGCACCCGTCTCCTTGGCGCTCATCTTGACGTCAAGGAGTTGCTGCTTCACGTCGTCAAGCTCCGTAGTAAGCTCCGAGTTTGCCTCCTTCAGAGCGTCCATGGTAATTTGTGCCTCCTTGCTCTCAAACGTGAGCCTCTCCAGCTGCATCTTGAACTCGTTCACCTCGGTCGTGAGCTTCTCGTTCTCCTTGCCCACCTTGCTGTCATGTTCCTTGAGGTAGGCAAGCTCTTCCTTTGTCTCCCgaagctgcttctcggcaGCCGTGGCCTGGGACTCCTTTTCTGAGATCTGGTCCTGCAGCTCATTCTCTCGTCGCAAAAACTCTTCCctctcgtccttgtcgagcGGCAAGCTGGGCGTGCCAGCGCGCTCAGATATCGCAGGCGTCTCTGAGCGGCTCTCCGCTATTAGTGAAGGTGTGGAAGGTCGTGTCGAGCTTCGTGCGTCGGCCTTGGTTCTAGCGACGGCATCGGTAGTCTTGGGTGTCACCCATTTCTCCTTAGGAACAGATTCACCAGCACGCCACAGCTGAATTTCGCCCTCGAGATTTGAGATGTAGCTCTCGAAATTGGTAACCTGCCCCTGAgccttcttgaggagggACTTGAGCTCGGCAGGGCTAAGCTCGGcgttgaccttggccttgttcttgatggACTTGGCTCTCATACCAAATCGCAGGGTACTGAGTGTCTCGGCATCGTTGTAACTGCTGGGGGAGCAGTTGATGATCAGTGTCGTCCGACTGTTACCACCGAGGGATTCTTGGAGGATACGGGTCAACTTGGAGTCTCGGTAGGGGATGTGCGAGGATTTGCCGTCGGtgagggcgttgatgacCATTCCCAGGGCACTCAAACtcttgttgatcttcttggcttcCTCGAGGGTCTGTCCGCTCGCTCCAGTCTTGCCGACCTTTTCGCTACCAGCCAGATCCACAAGGAACAGCTGTCCGCTCTTTGCCGAGCCGGTCTCGACGTTCTTctgggtgatggtgatgacgaaTATCGAGTGGGATCGCGACGACTCCTGGTTCATGTTGGTGGCGGCGACGGCTCGGGcatttcctcctctcctcatgACTTCGTAGACCTCCTGGACGCTCGACACGTAAATCTCCAAGAGACCCTTGACGTAGACGCCAcggttcttctcctcgtGGACGGGCAGGTTGTCGTTCTGGGGGGCGAGCAGATCACGGATCCTCTCCATGTAAATCTCCATGTAACTGACTCGGACGGTGTACTCGATGGTGCCGGGGCTCGACATGATACTGGCGAAGATCTGCTCGACGATGCGGGGAATAACACCtcggccgtcgtcgtcgtcgatgttTGTGCCCATCATGGTATACGACTTACCGGCACCGGTCTGGCCGTAGGCGAAGACGGTTCCGTTGTATCCATTGAGGATATCGTCGACGGTGGAGCGGATCGAGAAGTCGAAAATGTCCTGTTGCTTACATGCCATATCAAAGACTCGGTCAAAGGTGAAGCTGCCCTGCGCATCCTTGGACTGGGAAACGGGTTAGCCACAGGGCGTCGAGGCACTCAGGGCGGTGCAGAGGCAGATTATTGACATACGTCGAGGCTGCAGGTGTCCTCGCCATCGAAGGAGACGATGGGCTTTCCGCCCGACTCGAGTTCGACCTTGTTCTGAGGCCGGAACCGGGCGACGACCTTGATGCTGTTTGCGGACGACATGATGGACGGAGGCTATCTGTCACACGGGGGAAGCTATCATCGGCCACGGTGCTGCCGTCCAAGAGTCGCTGGGCTCGATCGTGGGTTGgttgtatgtatgtatgtaacTTGCAAGTGCCGTCAGGGGGGGTGGGAGGCGGGGAGGTCGCAGAGATGCGGGCCGCGGGAGGGTGCAAAGAGCCGCAAGCCGGCGTCGAGATTCGAGCACCTCGAACACGGGAGCAGGGCAGGGAGCGTGCGTGAGGGAGAGTGAAAAAGGATAAGATACTGGAGAGGTCAaaaacaaggccaagacaggGTCTGGCTGGCGGGGGGTGGGTGGTTTGTGGTGCGATCAGCAAACACACCGAGAAAGAGAGGCGCTGACAGGAGGGTGCGgcgcaacaacaacagaCAGACAGGTCAACACACGCACTGGACAACACAACACACTTCGCAAGCTCGAGTCGTTGACAACGATGGAGAGGCGGTGGGTTCTGGCCGAGTTGATTGGAGAACTCTACCGCCAAGAGGGGGGCGGAGACGGGGAGGGGGAGACTCGCGTACGCTCAGGAGGCCCCCTCCTGTAAGTTTAGGGGGGGTTAGCGGGTTTTGGAGTTTTCAGGCCCCCCTGAGGCTGGGTCTTTTAGGCGCCTTCGTCCCTAGGTCCCCCTACCACCGACTGGACTGGACGGCCCCGTGTGGGTTTCAGCCGGCAGCAACCACGCAATTTGGAGAGGGGGTCAGGGTCCCGTCCCTGATACTGTACTGCGTGATGCGGCGTGGGTGGAGGGTCTTGATCGGGGGATGGATTGGTGGTTTTAGCCAAGACGCTGCCTGACAAGGGGGCAGGATCTCTAATAATGAATAAATAGTTCATCTCGTGCCTATGCTCAACATCTCACAAGCTTATAACAAGACACCATAATGTGGGAGGCGGCAGGGATCATTGCGTGCGCATTGTCAACAGCAATTCAGGCATTGGGAAGTGGGACCTGGCCGTTATCATCATGGCACGCGGGCTCCTTTCGGCATGATTGAGAGTGGGTGCCATCATTCCTATCGGAGCAGACAAACCAACCGCCCATGGCATCCCCCCGCCGTCACTGGTCGACTCTGAGTCAACGACTCAGACAAGTGTCGAtatcacacacacacacaagacTTTATTCGAAAAGATGCGGACGCTTCAAGAAACAGACAACTCCTCTTCCTAAGTTAGTGAGCCTCGTGATATATCATAACATGTCCCAAGGAGGGCCTCCGTCCTCGGACGTCGCAACGCCTCGAATGCAATTCAGTCCAACTCCACGCACCAAAAAACGCCATATACAGATTTGCTCCCGTCCTTCGTTCGGCTATCAAGATTCGGGCCGTACAAGGAACGGGAATGATGGTTGAGCGGCCGTGATCCATTTCTCTGCTGGACAAGTCGACGTTGGCATACCGTTCTCTGTCCCAATGTAGTCGGTTCGattcgagtcgagtcgattCTGTCTTAATCCTCCCAGCTCTTCTCGACCGTCTCTCTGACCCGCTTGGTATACTCCTTCCTGTTGTCCTTGTACAGATTGGAAGCCTCGACGTTTGCGGGCGAGCCGGTATTGGGGTCGTTGAGAAGACTATCCATGATCAGCATCATATTCATATACAACTGggctctcttcctctcctacCTCTGAATGCTGGTGAGAACAGCGGCGACATCGTACGTGGGACTCCATCGGTTTTGCAGAATATCCAGGCAAAGCTCTCCGGTGGCGTAAACGTTTGGGTGGAACATCTCGCTGATGAACTTGACCTGCGGGGGCTTGTTCGGATACTGCTCCTCAAACTGCATCACCAGTCGGAAGGTGCCATCCTCGAAGGGGGTATCGGCGGGGCCGATGATGACGGCGTTCCTACGGCAGTTGATTAGTTTCTGAGCCAGGTCATCGATCGtgtcgaggcgaggcgaCATACCAAGTCATGACATTGTCAGGGACGGGAGACGCAGAGACACCGGCGGGAGGGTCGGTTTGCATGCGCTGCAGCTGGTGTTAACATTATATGTTGGCTATTCCTCCGGATGCCATACCTTGAAGTCTCGCATCAAGCGGCGGCGCGCAGCTGTAGACATGATGGCGGATGGATGCGGAAGCGGACTCGAGACGTGGAGGGTAGTCGTTCAAGAGCTCGGAGGTGTGATATCGAGACTGCTTCGATGGcgataagaagaaaaagaccCGACCACGACGATGATTCCAACTGTGATCCCCAGAGTGTGAAAACAAAGATGACCTGCACGGTTCGCTGTTACAGCGACAACGGATTTGGCGGTGCAAGGTGGAGGGATGGGGCGGAAACGGAGATTGGTCATCGACAGCCTCACGAGAGTGATTCCACTGGAAGGCTCCAGTGTCAGTAATCGCTGGCCAATCAGAGATCCGTTTCACTCTAGCCAATTGTTTGTCCGGGTCGGATCCACTGCTCTTTGTTGATTGCACGTGATCACTAAAGCCACCAGGACGGTCCGTCCACCGGGGTCTTTGAGATGGTCGCGGGGGACAAAGGCCGCTCTTCTTGATCCATCATGGTTCTTCGGAACCGAAAACTTCGGAAGCGAAACCGCAAAAGGCAGCGGACGTTGTCCGATACAGGAACTGGTTCCTCTTGTGCCAGGGTATAGCTTACGGAAATGGAGGACTCGGCGGAAATACTCTTGCAAGATATGCAGCAAAGGTACTTGTATCTGCCGCCGCGTTCCCACTGCCGGGCTTGTACCTAGGCAAGACGTCACTTCCCCGGATTGCAGCTCGGTTCAGAGTGCTTCATCCCCCGCCACTTTCGGCCCTCCCCCGCTGGAAGCCGAAGGGGACCGAGCGGAGGGCATCTCTAATGTTTCCGACCATCTGCCACCCGTGATACCCGAGGCCGTTTTGGTCTTATAATTCTGCAACTGCTACAATACTAATTGatctcctcttccctctAATcattttcttctcttcttctcttgtcTTTTTCTTGTTCTGTCAACCCCTTCTTCTGATACCCCATTCCTCTCTCGCAATGTCTACTCAGCTTAGATCCGCCGGCCGGCTTGCCCAGCTTGCTGGACATGTGAACGGGGCGCGACAGTTTTCTACTCGGCCAGCTCTGCGCAAGGAACTGCAGGATGCTTACATCTTGAGCGCTGCACGAACTCCTACAGCCAAGGCATGCCAAGTTCCTCGATTGACTATTGCTCAGCTAACACAACCCAGTTCAATGGCTCCTTCTTGTCAGTGTCAGCGCCCAAGCTCGGTGCCGTCGCCATCAAGTCGGCCCTCGAAAAGTCCAAGGTCCCCGTCGAGAAGATCACCGACGTCTACATGGGCAACGTCCTTCAGGGCTCTGTTGGCCAAGCACCCGCCCGACAGGCCGTCATCTTCGCTGGCCTCCCCAAGGAAGTCGAGGCGACCACGATCAACAAGGTGTGCGCATCTGGTCTCAAGGCCGTCAGCCTGGCCGCCCAGAACATCCAGCTGGGTCTTGCCGAGGCTCAGATTGCTGGTGGTATGGAGAACATGTCCCAGGTGCCCTACTATGTGCCCCGCGCAAGTGGGCTCCCCGCTTTCGGCCATGTGAAGATGGAGGACGGTCTTATCAAGGACGGCCTGACTGATGTGTACGACCAATTCCACATGGGCAACTGCGCCGAGAACACTGTCAAGAACCACAACATCACCCGCGAGCAGCAGGACGAGTACGCCATCCAGTCGTACCGCAACGCGCAAAAGGCTTGGGCGGACAAGGCCTTTGCTGATGAGATTGCCCCCGTCACCGTCAAGACTCGAAAGGGCGAGATTGTTGTCGACACTGACGAGGGTTTCAACGATGTCAAGTTTGACAAGGTCCCCACGCTGAAGCCCGCTTTCGTCCGCGATGGAACCGGTACTGTGACTGCGGCGAACTCGTCGACTCTCAACGATGGTGCCAGTGCCCTTGTTCTCGGCAACAAGGCTATTGCTCAACAGTATGGCTCAGGCTCCCGAGTGCTGGCCAAGATCTGCGGCTACGCTGATGCCGCCACATCGCCCATCGACTTCCCGGTTGCCCCCGCCAAGGCTGTCCCTATTGCTCTCGAGCGCGCAGGAATCACCAAGGACCAGGTCGCCATCTGGGAGTTCAACGAGGCGTTCGCCAGCGTGATCCTTGCAAACTCTAAGATCCTGGGTCTTGAGGGTGCCAAGGTGAACCCTCTGGGTGGTGCTATTTCTCTGGGTCATGCCCTCGGCAGCTCTGGTTCGCGAATCCTCACCACTCTGCTTCACCAGCTTAAGCCTGGCGAGTATGGTGTCGCGGCTATCTGcaacggtggtggtgctgcaACCGCCCTTGTGGTACAGCGGATCGAGTCCGTGTAAGAGATGAAAAGCGATGAAAATAGGCATGAATGACGTCAGTCAAAACTGAATGATAGATATAAGTAGCGTAAAAAAAAATCGAAAATTTTGTGTACTCAATTATGCCCCCCTTTTACAAACGGTTATAGTTCTGTCGTTTGCATGATATCAATAATTCGGAAGACACTTGATGTGATGCAGGGTAGGTAGGTCAGTAAATCTGAAGAGACGGGATGAAGGAGGCTTCACGCAGCGCATGTATTGAGGATTAAATAACCCAATTAGGAAATTAAATACTGACATTGTTAACCTTCCGTTAAACTCATATGTACGATGCTCATTTTCAAGTGATGTATC from Fusarium falciforme chromosome 2, complete sequence includes these protein-coding regions:
- a CDS encoding Kinesin-like protein, which translates into the protein MSSANSIKVVARFRPQNKVELESGGKPIVSFDGEDTCSLDSKDAQGSFTFDRVFDMACKQQDIFDFSIRSTVDDILNGYNGTVFAYGQTGAGKSYTMMGTNIDDDDGRGVIPRIVEQIFASIMSSPGTIEYTVRVSYMEIYMERIRDLLAPQNDNLPVHEEKNRGVYVKGLLEIYVSSVQEVYEVMRRGGNARAVAATNMNQESSRSHSIFVITITQKNVETGSAKSGQLFLVDLAGSEKVGKTGASGQTLEEAKKINKSLSALGMVINALTDGKSSHIPYRDSKLTRILQESLGGNSRTTLIINCSPSSYNDAETLSTLRFGMRAKSIKNKAKVNAELSPAELKSLLKKAQGQVTNFESYISNLEGEIQLWRAGESVPKEKWVTPKTTDAVARTKADARSSTRPSTPSLIAESRSETPAISERAGTPSLPLDKDEREEFLRRENELQDQISEKESQATAAEKQLRETKEELAYLKEHDSKVGKENEKLTTEVNEFKMQLERLTFESKEAQITMDALKEANSELTTELDDVKQQLLDVKMSAKETGAALDEKEKRKAEKMAKMMAGFDLGGDVFSENERHIAETIEKVDALHELSATGDNIAPDEFQALRARLVETQGIVRQAELSMYSTTSSEADSRRRQELEARLEAVQQEYEEVLTRNLGPEDVEEVKARLENAFANRQTAQSQFVDELKADITQKAAENTRMKTLIDDLQQRVKAGAAAPMANGKTIQQQIAEFDVMKKSLMRDLQNRCERVVELEISLDETREQYNNVLRSSNNRAQQKKMAFLERNLEQLTQVQRQLVEQNSALKKEVAIAERKLIARNERIQSLESLLQDSQEKMAAANHKFEVQLAAVKERLELAKAGSTRGLNSPGGFSFASAGSRIAKPLRGGGGSDVAPAIPTIQNLHQTEGNSGSSNKRASWFFNKS
- a CDS encoding Acetyl-CoA C-acetyltransferase; translated protein: MSTQLRSAGRLAQLAGHVNGARQFSTRPALRKELQDAYILSAARTPTAKACQFNGSFLSVSAPKLGAVAIKSALEKSKVPVEKITDVYMGNVLQGSVGQAPARQAVIFAGLPKEVEATTINKVCASGLKAVSLAAQNIQLGLAEAQIAGGMENMSQVPYYVPRASGLPAFGHVKMEDGLIKDGLTDVYDQFHMGNCAENTVKNHNITREQQDEYAIQSYRNAQKAWADKAFADEIAPVTVKTRKGEIVVDTDEGFNDVKFDKVPTLKPAFVRDGTGTVTAANSSTLNDGASALVLGNKAIAQQYGSGSRVLAKICGYADAATSPIDFPVAPAKAVPIALERAGITKDQVAIWEFNEAFASVILANSKILGLEGAKVNPLGGAISLGHALGSSGSRILTTLLHQLKPGEYGVAAICNGGGAATALVVQRIESV